Below is a genomic region from Jiangella gansuensis DSM 44835.
ACCACCGCGCTGGCGATGACCTTCGGTCTCGCGGCCATGGTCGCTTTCTACTTCTACCTGGTCGCCAGGCGCACCGGCCCGCGTCCGGAAGACCGCGGCGACGGCGAGATCGAGGAGCTCGCCGGCGAGTACGGCTTCTACAGCCCGCACTCCTGGTGGCCGCTGGCCGCCGCCGGGGCCGCGTCGGTGGTCTTCCTCGGCCTGGTGTTCGCCTGGTTCATCTTCATCATCGGTGTGGCCCTGGCCACGATCGCCGCTGTGGGCTGGGTCTTCGAGTACTACCGGGGCGAGTTCGCGCACTGACGCCGGGTTTCGCGTGAACGCGGCGGGCGGTTCGCCTCGGGGAGCCGCCCGCCGCGTCGTATGTCGACGTGTCGCGGCGATCTCGGCCCGAACGGGTTTCGGCCGACCCGGAGCGGGAACCGTCATGATGTGAGCTGCTCCCGATCTCGGCAGGAGGTCGCACCATGACTCAGCCGCCGAAAGGGCCGCTGAAGGCCAAGATCCGACGCGTCGACGACACACTTCACCGACTCGTCGAACGCCGCGACGAATGCGAGGATCCGGTGGAGGTCCTGCGCACGTCGGAATCGATCGACCGCTGGCTGGATGAGCGGATCGTCCTCATGAAGAACCGCGACGGCGACCTCGAGCTGGCCGGCAACGGCCCGAGCAACGGCTGACGCTCGGTTCTCGGTGGGCGAGCGTCAGGGTTCGCCTACCGGCCGGGCGATGTCATCGCACGTGACGTCGAGCGGGTCGCGACGAGCCGCCGCCTGGCCGGGTTCCTCCGGCCCGCGGTCGCGGTCGCGTGAGGTGGCGAGCACCGAGCCGACCAGGATCAGCCCGAACCCGACCGCCGTGACGGCGGTGACCCGCTCGTCGAGCACCATGACACCGAGCAGCAGTGCGACAGCCGGGTTGATGTACGTGATGACGGTGGCGCGGCTCGGGCCGACCTCCGCGATCAGCGCGAAGAACACCACGAACGCCGCGGCCGTACAGACCACGCCGAGGCCGAGCAGGCTGAGCAGCGCTTCCTCCGACGGTGTCTCGTCCGGCCATTGGAGGGTGCCGATAGGTGCGTACAGGAGGGCGGCCATGGTGAGCGACGCCGCCATGACCCCGAGCCCGGGCAGGTGGGAGAGCCAGCGGGACAGGATGATCGGCCCGACTGCGTAGCAGACGGCCACCCCCGCCACGGCCAGCACCGGTGCCGGGCTGCCGGCTTGCACGTCGAAGCCGACCAGCGCTGCCACCCCGGCGAAGCCGACCAGGAGGCCGGCGACTCGGCGCGGGCCGGGCCGCTCGGCACCGGTGCTCCACACCAGCACCGCGCCGACCAGCGGAACCGCCGCGATGAGCAGGCCGGTCAGAGAACTGGACAGATCCTGTTCGGCGTAGCCGAGGAGCAGCCAGGGAATGCACACCTCGATGAGCGTGAAGGCGAGCAGGGGCCGCCAGTGGGGGAGCAGCGGCCGCAGGTAGCCGCGCTTGGCGGCGAGGGGCAGGAGCAGCGCGGCGCCGACTGCGCATCGTGCCAGCACGATGGTCGAGGGCGACATCTCGTCGACCGCGACCTTGATCAGCATGTATGGGATGCCCCAGATGGCTCCCATGGCCAGGAAGAGGGTCCACCCTCGACGCGACAAGGCGCCTCCTCGATGTCAGGGCGCCGTGGCCGGCGCGTTGTGCACAGCTCCCGTTGACCGCCGACATTATCCACATTCGGGCGATCGGCGGTTGAGCCGGCACGTCGAGCGGGGGAGGGTCGCTTCCATGAACCTTCGTGAATCCTTCGTCCCCGCTGTCACCGCCACCAGCCCGGCTCAGGTGTTGTCCGCCGTGCCGTACCTGCTCGGGTTCCATCCGCGACAGAGCCTCGTCGTGCTCTGCCTGGACGCCGTGAACTCGTGGGTGCGCATGACGATGCGGATGGACCTACCCGACCCGTCATGGCATCGGAGGCTGGCCGACGAGGTCGCCATCCGTGTCGCCCGTGAGGGTCCGGGCTCCATCATCCTGCTCTGCTATGACGACAGCGGGCCCCCTGACGGCCAGGACGTCCACGACTGCCCCCTGCCGAGGCAGGATCTCGTCGACGCCATCGCGGAGAGGCTGGCCGACGGCCCGGTCGGGGTGCTCGACGCGGTGCTCGTGCGCGCCGGGCGCTGGTGGTCGTATCTGTGTGCCGACCCTGTCTGCTGCCCGCCGGACGGCGCCGCGCTCCCGGGCCCGGAGGACGGGTTGGCCGGCTGGCTGGCGGCTGAGGCCGCCGTGGGCGGGCGCCGGACGCTCGCGGCCAGAGAGGAGCTCGTGGCAGGCGTCGCCGGCCCCGTGGGGCCGTCCCTCGCGTCCGCCCGGGCGGCCTTCGCTCGCGCGGCCGCGCAGCTGATGGCCGATGCCGGCGGTCCGGAGACGACCCTTGCCGCAACCCTGGCCACGGTCGATTCGGTCGCCCAGCGGTATCTCGCCCAGGGCCACGAGATCGCGGACGACGAGGTGGCCCGCATCTGCCTCGGCCTGGCGGAGCCGCGCACCCGGGACGCCGTGATGAGTCTTCCTGTCGCCGAGCACCCCGGCTGGCCGGCGCTGCTGATCGACCTGGCCCGGCGCACCCCGGACGAGGACGCCGTCGCCATCTGCACGGTGTTGGCCTGGGCGGCGGCGGAGCGCGGCGACGGCGCTCTCGCGAATGTCGCGCTGGATCGCGCCCTCGCGGCCGATCCCGGCCATCTGCTGGCGCGGCTGCTGCGCTGCGGGCTGGACGCCCAACTGAGCCCCGAGGGCATCCGTTCGCTGTCGTCCCGCCGAGAGGGCTGGATGCCGCCCTGAGACCCTCCCAGGCGGCCGCTAGGGGCCGTAGAGTCGGAACGGTGAGGGAACGCCGCTACGCGCTCGGGTCCACATGGCGGGTAGCGGCACCGCTCGAGCGGACCTGGTCCTTCCTCACCGATCCTGGTCAGCGGTGGAGCGACTGGTGGCCCAGCCTCGAGTCCATCGAGGTGCGGCGAACACCGACACTGGCCGGAAGTACGGCCGCATGCCGGTGGCGCAGCCCCGTCGGTTACGCGCTGACCTTCAGCCTGACGCTCACCGGCGTCGATCCCAAGCGCCGGGTCGTTCTCGACATCGACGGCGACCTGTCCGGCCGGAGCGAGGTGCGCTTCGGGCCGGAGGGCACGGGGAGCCGTCTCGACATCGACCTACACGTCCGCACCACCCGGCCGTGGATGAACGTCGCCGGGGTGATGCTGCATCCGGTGTTCCGCTTGGGCCACGGGGTGGTGATGCGCCGCGGGGAGCGTGGCCTGGGTCGCGTCCTCGGCGTGCTCGTCGGCGGCGCCGCCCCGGACGCCCGGTCAGCCTGAGCCGCGTGCAGGGGGGCGGCTGGTCCGTGCCGGCCCGAGCGGGGTCCGCTCGCGCCCGTCGGAGCGAACGGGCAGGTGCACAGCGAAAACGCCCGGCTCAGGCAGCTCTATCGCTGCCGGAGCCGGGCGCTCAAGCCGGGGCCGTGAGTCCGGGTCAGTGCTGGCCGCCGCTGGTGATCTCGTCGCGGTGTCCGGCCTCGACGGCCTCGTGGTGACCGTTGTGGTGCGCCGCCTCGAGCTCTTCGCGCGTCGGCTTCTGGACGACGTCACCGAAGTAGAAGCGAGAGAGCTTCGCCTGGACGCGCTTGCTCCGGTAGTTCGGGTTCGGGATGCCGTTGGCGTCCGTCGCCGGGCCGGGGTCGGACGGCAACTGCCGCTCGTGCCAGGTGAGCTGGTAGGCGTCCCCGGGCGACAGCGGCGCGTGCAGTTCCGAGAACTCGCCGTCCGGGCTGACCATGACGATGCCCGTCTCGCGGCCGTGCATGACCTTGTCGCGGTCGCGCCGCTGCAATCCCAGGCAGATCCGCTTGGTCAGGATGAAGGCCAACGGTGGCAGCACGATGACGCCGACCTGGATGAACCGGGTGATCCAGTTGACCGGGATCTCCAGAACCGTGGCGAAGAAGTCGTTACCGCCGGCGATCCACAGCAGGATATAGAAGACGATGAACGCCACACCGATGCCGGTGCGCACCGGCACGTTGCGCGGCCGGTCCAGGACGTGGTGCTCCCGCCGGTCGCCGGTGGCCTTCTGCTCCAGCCACGGGTACAGCGCAAGCGGTGTCAGGATCAGGCCGGGCAGGATGATCGCTGGGATCAGCACGCTCATCGTGATCGGGTGACCGAAGACGTAGAACTCCCACGGTGGCATCACGCGCAGCGCACCGTCGAGGAATCCGACGTACCAGTCCGGCTGGGTACCGGCGCTCACCACCGACGGGTCGTACGGCCCCCAGAACCAGACCGGGTTGATCTGGATGGTGGCGGCCAGCAGGACGATGACGCCCATGACGATGAACTGGAAGCCACCGGCCTTCGCCACGTAGATCGGGAAGAACGGTGCGCCGGCGACGTTGGAGTTCGTCTTGCCCGGGCCGCCCCAGTGGGTGTGCTTCTGGTACCAGAGGATCATCAGGTGCGCGGTGACCAGCGCCAGGATGAGGCCCGGGATCAGCAGGATGTGCATCGGGTAGAGCCGCGCCACGATGTCGTCGCCGGGGTACTCGCCGCCGAACAGGAACGACGACAGGTACGTGCCGACGATCGGGATCGCCAGCATGCCGCCCTCGATGATGCGCAGCCCGGTACCGGACAGCAGGTCGTCGGGGAGCGAGTACCCGGTGAAGCCGGCGGCGACGCCGAGAAGCAGCAGAGTCACGCCGATCAGCCAGTTGATCTCACGCGGCTTGCGGAACGCGCCGGTGAAGAACACCCGCAGCATGTGCGCGGACATGGCGGCCAGGAAGACCAGTGCGCCCCAGTGGTGCACCTGACGCATCAACAGGCCGCCGCGAACCTCGAAGGAGATCTCGAGCGTGGATGCGTACGCCTCGGACATGCCGACACCCCGCAGCGGAATGTAGGCGCCCTCGTACGCGATGTGCGCCATCGATGGCTTGAACCACAGGGTCAGGAACACGCCGGACAGCAGGATGATGATGAAGCTGAACAGCGCGATCTCGCCGAGCAGGAACGACCAGTGGTCGGGGAAGACCTTGCGGATGTTCCGTTTCAGCCAGTTCGAGGCGGTGATCCGCTGGTCGACGAAGTCGACGACCTTGCCGGCACCGTTGACGATGGTGCTCATCGCGTGCGCTCCCAGTAGCTCGGCCCCACGGGCTCGGTGAAGTCGCTCTGCGCGATCAGGTAGCCCTCGTCGTCGACCGCGATCGGCAGCTGCGGCAGGGCACGCGTGGCCGGGCCGAAGATGACCTTGCCGTTGTCGGCGAGGTCGAAGGTCGACTGGTGGCACGGGCAGAGCATGTGGTGCGTCGTCTGCTCGTACAGGCTGATCGGGCAACCGACGTGGGTGCAGATCTTCGAGTAGGCGAGGATGCCGTCGACATGCCAGTTCTCCCGGCCTTCATCGACGTGGATCTCGTCGGGCAGCATCCGGACCAGCATGACCGGCGACTTGGCGCGCTCGTTGATGCGCTCCGGCCCGTGGTCGGGCAGGTCCTCGAAGGTGGCCGGCATGGCGTTGACCAGCTGGCCGATCTCCAGGTCCGAGGCCCGGATGGGCTGGAACGTCACGTCGGTGAGGATGCGCACCCCCTCGGCCCAAATGGTGTGCTCCTTGCGCTCGGCCGGGGTGCCTCCGGTGTTGGGGCCGAGGTCGCGCAGCAGGATGACCGCCGGCAGCGGCAGCAGCGCCAGGGCACCGAGCATCGAGTTGCGGATCATCTTGCGGCGGCCGAAGCCGGTCTCCTCGACGCCGGTGTTCCAGTCGTTCAGCGCAGCTTCGCGGATGTCGTCGTCCGGGCGCATGACGTGGCGCTCGTGGACGACCTCCGGCGAGGTCATGAGCGACCGGGCCCACTGCACCGCGCCGGCGCCCACGAGGAACAACGCCAGGCCCAGCGTGAGGCCCAGCGTCAGGTTCGACAGCTGGAGGTCGCCGACGTCGATACCGGCGTGAGGGTCGTCCGGGTGAATGCCGACCGCCACGTACGCGACGATGAATCCGACCATCAGGAGCGACGCCAGCGTGAACATGCCCGCGACCTGCCGCTCGGCGCGTTTGGCGGCCTTCGGGTCGACGTCGGTGAACCGCTCCGGCTCATGGTGGAGCCCGGGGTCGGGGAGCGGGTCGCCCGCTCCGGTGACGTCGGCGACCTCGTCCGACGCGCGCGGTGCGATGGCCTCGGACTCGCTGGGACCGTTCGTGTGCTCGTAGTTCGCGCTCATGCCTTCGACGACCTCGTCACGATCCAGGTGGCCATGCCGATCAGAAGCCCGATACCGACCAGCCAGGCCCACAAGCCCTCCGCGACCGGGCCGGCGCGGCCGATGCCGAGGCCGCCCGGGTCGGGCTCGTTCTCGATGGAGTCGAGGAAAGCGATGATGTCGCGCTTGTCCTCGGGCGTGACGGTCCGGTCGTTGAACACCGGCATGGCCTGCGGTCCGGTGAGCATGGCTTCGTAGATGTGCTTGGGCTCGACACCGGTCAGCGCCGGCGCGAACTGGCCCATCGTCAGCGCACCACCCTGCCCGGTGGTGTTGTGGCACTGTGCGCAGTTGGTGCGGAACAGCTCCCCACCGCGGGCGACGTCACCGGCGGACGGGTCGAGGTACTCCTCGTCCGGGACGTCGGGCCCGGGCGCGAGCGACGCGACGTACTCGGCCATCGCGTCGATCTGCTCCTGGCTGTAGGAGACCGGCTTCCGCTCGGCCTGCGCGGCCGGCGCGGCGAGCGGCATGCGGCCGGTGCCCACCTGGAAGTCGACGGAGGCCGCCCCGACGCCGATCAGCGACGGGCCGAGCACGTCGCCGTCGTCGTTGATCTGGCCCTCACCGTTCAGGCCGTGGCACGAGGAGCAACCGACGGCGAACAGCTGCCGGCCCTCCTCGATCTGCGTGCTGGACGCGGCCTGCACGTTCTGCGACGTCGACGGTGCCAGCGCGGCGTAGGCGCCGCCCGTGGTGAACAGGACGGCCACGAGCACGGCGATGGCGGCGAGCGGATGCCGTCGCCGGGTGGACAGCAGCCGCCCGATCCACGAGCCGCGGGACCGGCCGGGCAACGAACTGGGCACGTCTCTCCTCGTCACTTGACCACGTAGATGGTGAGGAACAGGGCGATCCAGACGACGTCGACGAAGTGCCAGTAGTAGGACACGACGATCGTGCTGGTGGCCTGCTCATGGGTGAACCGCCGCGTCATGAACGTCCGCCCGAGCAGGAACAGGAAGGCGATCAGGCCGAGCGTGACGTGCAGCCCGTGGAAGCCGGTGGCGAGGTAGAAGATGGAGCCGTACGGGTCACTGGACAGCGTCAGGCCCTCGTGCATCGCCAGCTCGGCGTACTCGAAGACCTGCCCGCCGATGAAGAACGCGCCCATCAGGAAGGTCAGCACGAACCACTCGCGCATGCCCCACTTGCCGACCTGGAAGATGTTGCCCAGGCGCCCGACCTGACCCCGCTCCGCGCGCAACACACCGAGCTGGCAGGTGACGGACGACAGCACCAGCACGCTCGTGTTGAACAACGCGAACGGCACGTTGAGCAGGGCTGATTGTTCGTCCCAGAGACCAGGGGCGTTGGAGCGGAGCGTGAAGTAGATCGCGAACAGGGCCGCGAAGAACATCAGCTCGCTGGACAGCCACACGATCACCCCGACGGCGACGATGTTGGGTCGCTCGGGTTGCCGCGTGTGGGCAGCGTCGACGGCGGTTGCGGAAGCCACGTAGCCATTATGTCGGTCCGCTCCGACGAGCACGACAGGACCCCGGGGTTCCTGGGCTCGGGCGTGTCAACGATATGGTGATCCATGAGCGGCAGGTAAAGCAAGCCTAACCTTCGAGGGCCCTGCCCCTCCGATGTTGGCAAATGCAAATGAATGATCACGTCCCCCATGGGTGTTCCCGCCCCGCCTTCCCGACGACGGGTCCGAGCCGCCGACGACTGGGCACCGGTACCATCGAGTCGACCACCGACCAGCCGACCCATGCCAGCGAGGTCCGCAAGGATGAGCAGCTCCGAGCAGACGATGACGATCCTCGTCTACAGCGACGACCGCACCACTCGTGAGAAGGTGCGCCTCGCGATCGGCCGCCGGCCCGCCGCCGACCTCCCGAAGGTCGAGTTCGTCGAGGTCGCGACGCACGCCGCCGTCATCAGGAGGCTGGACGCCGGCGGCATCCACATCGCGATCCTGGACGGCGAGGCCGTGCCGTCCGGCGGCATGGGCATCGCGCGCACCATCAAGGAAGAGATCTACGAGGCTCCGCCGGTGCTGGTCCTGATCGGCCGCCCGCAGGACGCGTGGCTGGCCACCTGGTCGCGCGCCGAGGCCGTCGTCTCGCATCCGCTCGACCCCATCGCGGTGGCGTCCGCGGTGGCCGACCTGATGCGCCGGCGCGCGTCCGGCGTCCCCGCGGCCTCATGAGCGAGGTCCGGCTGACCTGGCCAGCGGTGCTGACCACCCTGGTCAGCGGCCAGGACCTGCCCGCCGAGTCCACCGCGTGGGCGATGGGCGAGATCATGAGCGGCGAGGCCACCTCGGTGCAGATCGCCGGTTTTGCGGTCGCACTGCGGGCCAAGGGCGAGACGGTCACCGAGCTCGAGGGCCTGGTCGCCGCGATGTACGAGCACGCCACACCGTTCCCCGACGACGGCCCGTCACTGGACATCGTCGGCACCGGCGGTGACCGTGCGCACACCGTCAACATCTCCACCATGGCCGCCATCACCGCCGCGGGCGCCGGCGCCCGGGTCGTCAAGCACGGCAACCGGGCCGCGTCGTCGACGTGCGGCTCGGCCGATGTGCTGGAGGGGCTGGGTATCCGGCTCGACCTGCCGCCGCAGCGGGTGGTCGAGATCGTCGGCGAGGCGGGCATCACGTTCTGCTTCGCCCCGGCGTTCCACCCGTCGCTCCGCTTCGCGTCCACCGCGCGCAGCGAGCTGGGCATCCAGACCACGTTCAACATGCTGGGCCCCATGGCCAACCCGGCGCGGCCCACGGCGCAGGCGGTCGGAGTGGCCGACCCCCGCATCGCCGGGCTCATCGCCGGTGTCCTGGCCGGCCGCGGCGTGTCCGCACTGGTGTTCCGTGGCGACGACGGCCTGGACGAGCTCACCACGACGACGACCTCCCGGGTCTGGGTGGTGCGCGCCGGCGAGGTCGCCGAGGAGCGGTTCGACCCGGCCGACCTCGGCATCGCACCGGTGCCGCCGGAGGCACTGCGCGGTGGTGACGTCGCCTACAACGCCGATGTCGTGCGCCGGTTCCTCGGCGGGGAGAAAGGGCCGGTCCGTGACGCCGTCCTGCTCAACGCCGCCGCCGGCCTGGCCGCCTACGAGGGGTCGGACGCCCCGTTGACGGACCGCCTGGCCGCCGGGCTGACGAAAGCCGCCGACGCGGTCGACTCCGGCGCGGCCGCGGACCTGCTGGCCCGCTGGGTCGCCGCCGCCTCCACCTGACGCACCGCCCGCGGGGGAGCGGCTACGGGACGGACGGCGTCAGTCCTCGGCGCCGAGGGCGAACGCGGCCTCCAGGTCATGCTTGGAGAACGTGCGGAACGCGATGTGCGTCTCGGTGTTGAGTACGCCGTCGACCTTGTTGAGGCGATCGGCGACGACCTCCGCGATCGCGTCGTGGGTGCGTACCCGCACCAGTGCGACGAGATCGATCTCACCGGTGACCGAGTAGACCTCGCTGACGCCGTCGAGGGCCGCGATCTCCTCCGCGACCTCCGGAATGCGCGCGACGTCGGCCTGAATGAACACGATCGCAGTGATCATGTGATGTCTCCTCGGGGTGGAACCGCTTCGGCGCCGAGACTACCGGGGCGGCCGCGGCCTCTTGGGTCTGGGTGACGTCGTGGGCGTGAGTTCCGCCAGGCGCAGGACAACCGGTTCCGAGCGCGACTCAGACCCAGCACGTGGCGCAGACCCACCGCCCGGGGTCAGCGGAGAGGGCGCAGCGGACGGCGATCGGCGAACGGCCGCGCCGCCGTCTGGTCCTCGTCGCGGGCGTCGACGATGGCCGTGTACCGGGCGGCGGCCGGCCACGGTAGTGCCCACCGGCCGTCGACCCGCACCAGCCGCGTCCCCGAGGTCTCCAGCCACCGCAGCACGCACTCGGTCTCCTCGGCGGTGGCGGCCGGCAGCGGCACCGGAGCCGGCCGGACGGTCTCGGCGGTGGCCACCAGCGCGTCGACATAGGGACGGGGGTCGGCGCCTGGCGGCGACACCTCGGCCCCGGCGAGCCGGCCATGGCGCACCACGTGCAACTCCCAGCCGCCGGTCTCGCGCCGCCTCGCCGCGACCAGCTGAGGAACGGCGGCGAGCGCGGCCATCCGCTGGGAGCGGGCGGCCGAGCGGACCAGCGTGGAGAGGCGGTCGCGGCGGACGGCGGCCTCTTCGTACCGTTCCTGGCCGGCCAGGAGCGCGATGCGTTCCAGCAGTCGCGTCACGAGCGGGCCGGGGTCGCCGGTGAACGCGCGCCGGACCGCGTCGACGTGCACGGCGTACTGGTCGGCACTCTCCGCTCCGGTGCACGGCGCACCGCACCGGCCCATGTCGGCGAGGATGCACGCGGACGAGCGAGGCGTGGCCGACAGCCGCTGGGTGCACTGCCGGATCGGCACCGCCTCGTGCACGGCGGTCATGGCCGCCTCCGCCTGCCGGCGCGACCCGAACGGGCCCAGGTAGGTGGCGTCGTCGTCGCGGACCTGCCGCACCAGTGACAGTCGCGGAAACGCCTCGACGGTGATCTTGAGCCAGCTGCCCCGCTCGGGGAAGCGCGAGCGGCGGTTGTACCGGGGCTTGCGCTCGGCGATGAGCCGCAGCTCGCGAACCTCGGCCTCCAGCGGCGTCGCGCATTCGATCCCGGTGACGCCGGTGGCGATGGAGACCATCTCGGTCATCCGCGGGCGCGTTTCCGACGCGGTGAAATAGGTGCGCACGCGGGTGCGCATGTCCTTGCTCTTGCCGACGTAGAGCACCTCGCCGTCGGGCGCGGTGAACATGTAGACGCCGGGCGCGTGCGGCAGCTGCTCGGACAGGTGGCGCTTCTGCCGCTGTGCCGGGGTGACCTTGCTCTGCCACAGGGACAGTTCCTCGACGGTGTGGACGCCGACGTTGCCCAGCCGCTCGAGCAGGCCGTGCAGGACGTCGACGGTGGCGCGCGCGTCGGCCAGCGCCCGGTGGTTGGGCGTGGTGGTGGCCCGGAACAGCCGGGCCAGCGTGGACAGCTTGCAGTCGCGGGCTTCGTCGCGTGACAGCACCCGGCGGGCCAGCCGGGCGGTGTCGAGGACGTGGAACGACGGCCAACGCGCACCGGTGAGGTCGCACGCCGCCCGCAGGAAGCCGACGTCGAAGGGCGCGTTGTGCGCCACCAGGACGCTGCCGCGGGCGAACTCGAGGAACGACGGGAGGGCCGAGGTGATGCGCGGCGCACTGGCGACCATGAGGTCGGTGATGCCCGTGAGCACCGCGATGAACGGTGGGATCGAGGACCCGGGACGAACCAGAGTGGAGAACTCGCCCAGGACCTCGCCGCCGCGGACCTTCACCGCCCCGATCTCGGTGATCTCCGACCCGCTGGGCGCGCCGCCGGTGGTCTCGAGGTCGACGACGACGAACGTCGTGGACGCCAGGGGCATGCCGATCTCGTCGAGCGTGCCCTGGATCGCCACGGCCGTCATGCCCCACCTCCC
It encodes:
- a CDS encoding DMT family transporter: MSRRGWTLFLAMGAIWGIPYMLIKVAVDEMSPSTIVLARCAVGAALLLPLAAKRGYLRPLLPHWRPLLAFTLIEVCIPWLLLGYAEQDLSSSLTGLLIAAVPLVGAVLVWSTGAERPGPRRVAGLLVGFAGVAALVGFDVQAGSPAPVLAVAGVAVCYAVGPIILSRWLSHLPGLGVMAASLTMAALLYAPIGTLQWPDETPSEEALLSLLGLGVVCTAAAFVVFFALIAEVGPSRATVITYINPAVALLLGVMVLDERVTAVTAVGFGLILVGSVLATSRDRDRGPEEPGQAAARRDPLDVTCDDIARPVGEP
- a CDS encoding Lrp/AsnC family transcriptional regulator → MITAIVFIQADVARIPEVAEEIAALDGVSEVYSVTGEIDLVALVRVRTHDAIAEVVADRLNKVDGVLNTETHIAFRTFSKHDLEAAFALGAED
- a CDS encoding cytochrome c oxidase subunit 3; translated protein: MASATAVDAAHTRQPERPNIVAVGVIVWLSSELMFFAALFAIYFTLRSNAPGLWDEQSALLNVPFALFNTSVLVLSSVTCQLGVLRAERGQVGRLGNIFQVGKWGMREWFVLTFLMGAFFIGGQVFEYAELAMHEGLTLSSDPYGSIFYLATGFHGLHVTLGLIAFLFLLGRTFMTRRFTHEQATSTIVVSYYWHFVDVVWIALFLTIYVVK
- a CDS encoding cytochrome b — translated: MSTIVNGAGKVVDFVDQRITASNWLKRNIRKVFPDHWSFLLGEIALFSFIIILLSGVFLTLWFKPSMAHIAYEGAYIPLRGVGMSEAYASTLEISFEVRGGLLMRQVHHWGALVFLAAMSAHMLRVFFTGAFRKPREINWLIGVTLLLLGVAAGFTGYSLPDDLLSGTGLRIIEGGMLAIPIVGTYLSSFLFGGEYPGDDIVARLYPMHILLIPGLILALVTAHLMILWYQKHTHWGGPGKTNSNVAGAPFFPIYVAKAGGFQFIVMGVIVLLAATIQINPVWFWGPYDPSVVSAGTQPDWYVGFLDGALRVMPPWEFYVFGHPITMSVLIPAIILPGLILTPLALYPWLEQKATGDRREHHVLDRPRNVPVRTGIGVAFIVFYILLWIAGGNDFFATVLEIPVNWITRFIQVGVIVLPPLAFILTKRICLGLQRRDRDKVMHGRETGIVMVSPDGEFSELHAPLSPGDAYQLTWHERQLPSDPGPATDANGIPNPNYRSKRVQAKLSRFYFGDVVQKPTREELEAAHHNGHHEAVEAGHRDEITSGGQH
- a CDS encoding DEDD exonuclease domain-containing protein, which produces MTAVAIQGTLDEIGMPLASTTFVVVDLETTGGAPSGSEITEIGAVKVRGGEVLGEFSTLVRPGSSIPPFIAVLTGITDLMVASAPRITSALPSFLEFARGSVLVAHNAPFDVGFLRAACDLTGARWPSFHVLDTARLARRVLSRDEARDCKLSTLARLFRATTTPNHRALADARATVDVLHGLLERLGNVGVHTVEELSLWQSKVTPAQRQKRHLSEQLPHAPGVYMFTAPDGEVLYVGKSKDMRTRVRTYFTASETRPRMTEMVSIATGVTGIECATPLEAEVRELRLIAERKPRYNRRSRFPERGSWLKITVEAFPRLSLVRQVRDDDATYLGPFGSRRQAEAAMTAVHEAVPIRQCTQRLSATPRSSACILADMGRCGAPCTGAESADQYAVHVDAVRRAFTGDPGPLVTRLLERIALLAGQERYEEAAVRRDRLSTLVRSAARSQRMAALAAVPQLVAARRRETGGWELHVVRHGRLAGAEVSPPGADPRPYVDALVATAETVRPAPVPLPAATAEETECVLRWLETSGTRLVRVDGRWALPWPAAARYTAIVDARDEDQTAARPFADRRPLRPLR
- a CDS encoding ubiquinol-cytochrome c reductase iron-sulfur subunit translates to MSANYEHTNGPSESEAIAPRASDEVADVTGAGDPLPDPGLHHEPERFTDVDPKAAKRAERQVAGMFTLASLLMVGFIVAYVAVGIHPDDPHAGIDVGDLQLSNLTLGLTLGLALFLVGAGAVQWARSLMTSPEVVHERHVMRPDDDIREAALNDWNTGVEETGFGRRKMIRNSMLGALALLPLPAVILLRDLGPNTGGTPAERKEHTIWAEGVRILTDVTFQPIRASDLEIGQLVNAMPATFEDLPDHGPERINERAKSPVMLVRMLPDEIHVDEGRENWHVDGILAYSKICTHVGCPISLYEQTTHHMLCPCHQSTFDLADNGKVIFGPATRALPQLPIAVDDEGYLIAQSDFTEPVGPSYWERTR
- the trpD gene encoding anthranilate phosphoribosyltransferase, giving the protein MSEVRLTWPAVLTTLVSGQDLPAESTAWAMGEIMSGEATSVQIAGFAVALRAKGETVTELEGLVAAMYEHATPFPDDGPSLDIVGTGGDRAHTVNISTMAAITAAGAGARVVKHGNRAASSTCGSADVLEGLGIRLDLPPQRVVEIVGEAGITFCFAPAFHPSLRFASTARSELGIQTTFNMLGPMANPARPTAQAVGVADPRIAGLIAGVLAGRGVSALVFRGDDGLDELTTTTTSRVWVVRAGEVAEERFDPADLGIAPVPPEALRGGDVAYNADVVRRFLGGEKGPVRDAVLLNAAAGLAAYEGSDAPLTDRLAAGLTKAADAVDSGAAADLLARWVAAAST
- a CDS encoding DUF4192 domain-containing protein is translated as MNLRESFVPAVTATSPAQVLSAVPYLLGFHPRQSLVVLCLDAVNSWVRMTMRMDLPDPSWHRRLADEVAIRVAREGPGSIILLCYDDSGPPDGQDVHDCPLPRQDLVDAIAERLADGPVGVLDAVLVRAGRWWSYLCADPVCCPPDGAALPGPEDGLAGWLAAEAAVGGRRTLAAREELVAGVAGPVGPSLASARAAFARAAAQLMADAGGPETTLAATLATVDSVAQRYLAQGHEIADDEVARICLGLAEPRTRDAVMSLPVAEHPGWPALLIDLARRTPDEDAVAICTVLAWAAAERGDGALANVALDRALAADPGHLLARLLRCGLDAQLSPEGIRSLSSRREGWMPP
- a CDS encoding c-type cytochrome translates to MPSSLPGRSRGSWIGRLLSTRRRHPLAAIAVLVAVLFTTGGAYAALAPSTSQNVQAASSTQIEEGRQLFAVGCSSCHGLNGEGQINDDGDVLGPSLIGVGAASVDFQVGTGRMPLAAPAAQAERKPVSYSQEQIDAMAEYVASLAPGPDVPDEEYLDPSAGDVARGGELFRTNCAQCHNTTGQGGALTMGQFAPALTGVEPKHIYEAMLTGPQAMPVFNDRTVTPEDKRDIIAFLDSIENEPDPGGLGIGRAGPVAEGLWAWLVGIGLLIGMATWIVTRSSKA
- a CDS encoding cytochrome c oxidase subunit 4 translates to MKIEAFIFAIVMVFCAIVTPIYWFMSEDPTGTTALAMTFGLAAMVAFYFYLVARRTGPRPEDRGDGEIEELAGEYGFYSPHSWWPLAAAGAASVVFLGLVFAWFIFIIGVALATIAAVGWVFEYYRGEFAH
- a CDS encoding SRPBCC family protein, with product MRERRYALGSTWRVAAPLERTWSFLTDPGQRWSDWWPSLESIEVRRTPTLAGSTAACRWRSPVGYALTFSLTLTGVDPKRRVVLDIDGDLSGRSEVRFGPEGTGSRLDIDLHVRTTRPWMNVAGVMLHPVFRLGHGVVMRRGERGLGRVLGVLVGGAAPDARSA